GCTCGCCTTCTACTACGAAGCGGCCGCCGCCTCGGCCTACGACTCGGTGCGTTACATCACCGAGGAAGCGGCCTTCGGCTGGTACATCCGCAGCGTCCACAAATGGGCCGCCACCCTGATGATCGCGGCGGTGATCCTGCACCAGATGCGGGTCTACTTCACCGGCGCCTACCGTAAGCCGCGCGAAATCAACTGGATGGTGGGTATGTTGCTGCTCATCTGCACCCTGATGACCGGCTTCACCGGCTACAGCCTGGTCTACGAGCAGCTGAGCTTCTGGGGCGCCACGGTAGGGGCCAACATCGCCGACACCGTGCCGTACATCGGCGGCTTCATCAAAAACATGATGCTCGCCGGCGAGACCTACAACGAGCACACTCTGTCGCGCTTCTTCGTTCTCCACGCGGCGGTGCTGCCCGCCACGATGGTGCTGCTGATCGCCATCCACATCATGATCATCCGCCTGCAGGGCATCACTGAGTTTCAGTTCGAGGACGAGAAAGTCGGCCCGAAGAAGACCTTCAACTTCTTCCCCGACCACCTCTACACCGAGCTGATGATCGGCCTCCTGCTGATGATCGTCCTGAGCGCCTTGGCGACGATCTTCCCCGCCACCATGGGACCGCCGGCCGATCCGCTCGTCACCCCGGAAGTGATCAAGCCGGAGTGGTTCTTCTACGTGGCCTTCCGCTGGCTCAAGCTGTTCACCGGCACGGCGGCGGTGCTCAGCATGGGCTTCATCGTCTTCACCATGTTTGCCTGGCCCTTTATCGACGACTGGATCCGCCGCAAGACCCGCTTCCAAGAAGCCAGCGTGTGGATCGGCATCGCCGGAGTCTTCGCCATCGTCGCCCTGACGATCTGGGAAGCGGTCGTCAGACATTGATCCGTTACAGACATTGATCCGTTGCAGACAGTGAGCCATCGCGCCAGAAACAGTCACGAGGACCTGACATGACACTCGAAACCAAGCGTCTGATCATCGCCGCCCTCGGCGGGCTGTTCCTGCTCTCCCTGGTCTTCGTCCAATGGATGGAGACGGCCCGCAAGGCCGAAGAGGCGGGTCTCCGAGAGGCCCATGTCGCAGTGCCGGCGAGCTCCAAAGCCTGCGTCGACTGCCACGTGCAGGCCAACCCGGGGATCGTCGACCATTGGCAGGGCTCGACCCACGCCGAGAAGGGTGTCGCCTGCGTCGAATGCCATCAGGCGGCGGAGAAAGATGCCGACGCCTTCCCTCACTACGGCGTCACCATCGCGACCATCGTCACGCCGCGCGACTGCTCGCGCTGCCACACCAAGGAGGGCGAGCAATTCGCCGCCAGCCACCACGCCGCCGGTGGCAATATTCTGGCTTCGCTCGACAACTTCCTGGCCGAGACAGTGGAAGGGGCGCGGATGAACTTCAATCCCCACTCGCCGACCCCGGGCAAGGCGGTGGAGAGCGTCAACGGCTTTGCCAGCGCCTTCTCCGGCTGCCAGCAGTGCCATGGCTCGAAGGTGGCCCTGCAGTCGACCGACGGCGAGATGATCACCGTCGACGATCTGGCACCCGATGCCGATGGCCTTCCCACCAACCTCGACGCAGTGGGCAAGATCGTCCGCAACGACAACGGCCGGCCCCTGTTCCACCCCGGCACCTGGCCCAACACCGGCATCGGCCGCCTCAACCTCGACGGCTCGCGCGGCTCCTGCTCCGCTTGCCACAGCCGCCACGACTTCTCGCCCCGGCGCGCCCGCCAGCCGGAGAACTGCGGTAAGTGCCATCTCGGCCCCGACCACCCGCAGAAGGAGATCTTCGAGGAATCCAAGCACGGCGTCGCCTACCGCGACCTGAAGGACGATTTGAATCTCGACGGCGAAACCTGGGTCCTGGGGCAGGACTACTCCGCCGCCCCGACCTGCGCCACTTGTCACATGTCTGGCCACCTGCGCAACGGCGGCGAAGTGACCCACGATCCCGGCGAGCGCATCTCGTGGACCAACCGGCCGCCGGTCAGCCTGGTGATGGACACTGACATCCACCACGCCATCGTCAAGGAGACTGATCCCGACAAGCGCCGCGCCTTGATCTACGACTCAGCCGAGAACAAGCGCGACCGCATGAAGCAGGTCTGCTCGCACTGCCATACGCCGGATTACATCAACGCCTTCTACACCCAATACGACGACCTGGTGATTCTCTACAACGAGAAGTTCGCCAAGCCCGGCCAGGCGATCATGGCCGCCCTGGTCAACGAAGGGCTGCGCACCTCGACCCAATTCGACGAAGAGATCGAATGGACCTGGTTCTACCTCTGGCACCACGAGGGCCGGCGGGCACGCCACGGCGCCTCGATGATGGCGCCCGACTACACCCACTGGCACGGCATGTACGAAGTCGCTGAGCGCTTCTACATGGAGCTCATCCCGCAAGCGCTCGAAATGGCCGACCACGCCGCCGAGACCGGCAAGCGAGCCCAGGCCCGTGCCGTGCGCACGGTGGTCGCCGACATCCTCGCCCGTCCCGAGCATGCCTGGTTCGAAGGCGGCGCCGAGGGTGAGATGGCAAAGATCCGGGCGGAGATGGAGAAACGCTACGGGCAAGGGAAAGACGGGCCGTGAGGGCCGCTGGCAAACGACGACGCCCGGGATTGAAATCCCGGGCTACGAAGTAACGCCCCGAAGGGGCGAAAACGTCCCGCAGGGACGACAGAACGTAGCCTGGGGTTGCAACCCCAGGAGGTAACCATGCAACGACGCAACTTTCTCA
This Acidobacteriota bacterium DNA region includes the following protein-coding sequences:
- a CDS encoding cytochrome bc complex cytochrome b subunit, with the protein product MPNAAQWVQERLPVSGDQLRELTNEPVPYHLKRWWFALGGTPAYLFVVQIITGILLAFYYEAAAASAYDSVRYITEEAAFGWYIRSVHKWAATLMIAAVILHQMRVYFTGAYRKPREINWMVGMLLLICTLMTGFTGYSLVYEQLSFWGATVGANIADTVPYIGGFIKNMMLAGETYNEHTLSRFFVLHAAVLPATMVLLIAIHIMIIRLQGITEFQFEDEKVGPKKTFNFFPDHLYTELMIGLLLMIVLSALATIFPATMGPPADPLVTPEVIKPEWFFYVAFRWLKLFTGTAAVLSMGFIVFTMFAWPFIDDWIRRKTRFQEASVWIGIAGVFAIVALTIWEAVVRH
- a CDS encoding multiheme c-type cytochrome, yielding MTLETKRLIIAALGGLFLLSLVFVQWMETARKAEEAGLREAHVAVPASSKACVDCHVQANPGIVDHWQGSTHAEKGVACVECHQAAEKDADAFPHYGVTIATIVTPRDCSRCHTKEGEQFAASHHAAGGNILASLDNFLAETVEGARMNFNPHSPTPGKAVESVNGFASAFSGCQQCHGSKVALQSTDGEMITVDDLAPDADGLPTNLDAVGKIVRNDNGRPLFHPGTWPNTGIGRLNLDGSRGSCSACHSRHDFSPRRARQPENCGKCHLGPDHPQKEIFEESKHGVAYRDLKDDLNLDGETWVLGQDYSAAPTCATCHMSGHLRNGGEVTHDPGERISWTNRPPVSLVMDTDIHHAIVKETDPDKRRALIYDSAENKRDRMKQVCSHCHTPDYINAFYTQYDDLVILYNEKFAKPGQAIMAALVNEGLRTSTQFDEEIEWTWFYLWHHEGRRARHGASMMAPDYTHWHGMYEVAERFYMELIPQALEMADHAAETGKRAQARAVRTVVADILARPEHAWFEGGAEGEMAKIRAEMEKRYGQGKDGP